The following proteins are co-located in the Brevibacillus laterosporus DSM 25 genome:
- the hrcA gene encoding heat-inducible transcriptional repressor HrcA, which produces MLSERQKLILQAIIENYIHSAEPVGSRTISKRPEITFSSATIRNEMSDLEDLGYLEQPHTSAGRVPSTKGYRFYVDHIVEPNVLKNNVDANTWKQMFADRILHFENAVEQTASVLSQLTNYTAVVLGPEIFEHRLKHLQIIPLSDTQAVAIIVTQTGRVENKRIDLPAGLSPSDMEKLVNVLNTKLQDTPLWQLRQRLYQEVSDELKRHVDHYEEMLNMISHAIESDSSERLLLRGTTKFMEQPEFQDVEKVKEILELFERSDQMTHLFETNEKGLQIRIGHENHLDAMKNCSIVTTNYSFNGKPVGTIGILGPTRMEYGKVIAVLDFIALGLSQMLNAQIEGRSSEEQEDS; this is translated from the coding sequence ATGTTATCGGAGCGACAAAAGCTGATTTTACAAGCTATTATTGAAAATTATATTCATTCGGCAGAACCCGTTGGCTCCAGGACCATTTCAAAACGGCCCGAAATAACCTTCAGTTCGGCTACGATCCGCAACGAAATGTCTGATTTGGAGGATTTGGGTTATTTGGAGCAGCCGCATACTTCTGCGGGACGTGTTCCTTCCACGAAAGGCTATCGCTTTTACGTGGACCACATAGTGGAGCCTAATGTACTGAAGAACAATGTAGATGCGAACACTTGGAAGCAAATGTTTGCTGATCGAATCTTGCATTTTGAAAATGCCGTGGAGCAGACAGCTTCGGTTCTATCACAATTGACCAACTACACGGCAGTGGTTCTTGGACCAGAAATCTTTGAACATCGCTTGAAGCATCTGCAAATTATCCCATTGAGCGACACACAAGCTGTGGCGATTATTGTGACTCAAACAGGGCGTGTAGAAAATAAGCGTATTGATTTGCCGGCGGGACTATCACCGAGCGATATGGAGAAATTGGTTAATGTTTTAAACACAAAATTGCAAGATACACCACTATGGCAACTGCGCCAACGCTTGTATCAAGAAGTATCAGATGAATTGAAACGCCATGTTGATCATTATGAAGAGATGTTAAACATGATTAGTCATGCTATTGAAAGTGATTCATCTGAGCGTTTGTTGTTAAGAGGAACTACTAAGTTCATGGAGCAACCAGAGTTTCAGGATGTAGAAAAAGTCAAAGAAATTTTGGAGCTGTTTGAACGCAGTGATCAAATGACGCATTTGTTTGAAACCAATGAGAAGGGATTACAGATACGCATCGGTCACGAAAATCATCTCGACGCCATGAAGAATTGTAGCATTGTAACGACCAATTATTCCTTTAACGGTAAGCCCGTAGGTACGATTGGTATACTTGGACCTACGCGCATGGAGTATGGTAAAGTGATTGCTGTCCTGGATTTCATTGCTTTGGGATTGTCGCAGATGTTAAATGCACAGATAGAAGGACGATCTTCAGAGGAGCAAGAGGATTCATGA
- the grpE gene encoding nucleotide exchange factor GrpE, with product MSEEKAKVELEQEEMAQDHAEQNEQAETEATETGETLDLAMEVERLQAQLQEQENRLLRNLADMDNMRRRSRKEQEDLQKYASQKVVESLLPALDNFERALAVDPSTATAESILQGVQMVYRQVVQVFEQEGLQAIDSVGHAFNPHVHQAVMQVEDSNYEENTVVEELQKGYQFKDRVIRPAMVKVNA from the coding sequence TTGAGCGAAGAGAAAGCAAAGGTTGAACTTGAGCAAGAGGAAATGGCTCAAGACCACGCTGAGCAAAATGAGCAAGCTGAAACTGAGGCAACAGAAACAGGTGAAACACTTGACCTAGCAATGGAAGTAGAGCGTCTACAAGCTCAATTGCAAGAGCAAGAAAACCGTTTGCTACGCAATTTGGCGGATATGGATAATATGCGTCGTCGCTCACGTAAAGAGCAAGAGGATTTGCAAAAATATGCTTCTCAAAAGGTAGTAGAATCCTTATTGCCGGCGCTTGATAACTTTGAACGCGCTCTTGCTGTTGATCCTAGTACCGCTACCGCTGAAAGCATTTTGCAAGGGGTGCAAATGGTGTACCGTCAAGTGGTGCAAGTATTCGAGCAAGAAGGCCTACAGGCTATTGACTCAGTAGGGCATGCGTTCAATCCACATGTACACCAAGCTGTGATGCAAGTGGAAGATTCTAATTACGAAGAAAACACTGTCGTAGAAGAATTACAAAAAGGTTATCAATTTAAGGACCGCGTTATCCGTCCTGCAATGGTTAAAGTAAACGCGTAA